The Gossypium arboreum isolate Shixiya-1 chromosome 2, ASM2569848v2, whole genome shotgun sequence region GGTATTAATATATCGCTTGATCATCGAATTGTCGCTAAAGATTTCTaactgaattttttaaaattgagtgactaaaatgtaaatttattaataatttgtaACTCTTTATTACTAAttagttttatattaaataaacaaaaatctaacaaataatatgtaaaaataggGTTAATTTTTTCGAGggtattttatataaaatctaaaagatATATAAAATGATGAAAATCAAACTCGAAACATAGTGACTTGTATTGTATCGGTTTTACTATTTCAATTTTAATTCTTACATACAAAATCctaacaaataataatatataaaattgcataaaatataaaatttttataaaacgaaggaaataaaaagataatttacccaaattccttaaattattaataagtttacttttttatcactcaattttaaaaattacaaaatatcacaaaattattcgaaatttttcattttagtcattaAGTTGTTAAAATGATTATTGCATGGCCTTCTCCATTCGCGCCTCTTGCACCAATCGAAAACTCTTTTCCCATTTTCTTCTATAGTTCAATTTTTCTTTCATGAAACAATTTTGAATGTCACGAATCTATGAATCAAAACTCAAATAACTTTTTTATCCAATTACCAACAGTAACAGCCAGGTCGACTTTGATCTAAGGTATGCTTTTCTACTTATCAAGGGACACTAATCTATCGTATCAATCTTCTAATTATCGTTTGGAGCTTATTagtcaaacttaaaaaaaaaacttaaccaaCTAATGACTCGAATAAAAACTTTCGAACAACTTAATAACTTagatgaaaacttttaaataattcaataataaatttataacttttcaaactcgagtgattaaaacgtaaaaaaaaacGTAAAACAGTTGATATAGTTTAGTCAATTATAAATCTATTTGTATTTACCTCTCTTTGTATCTACCTCTCTTTCTAGTgtatgaatatatataatatcaatccACATTAGTCCTTCAACAGCAGAAACTTCCAATGGCCAAAGCTGATATTAAACAGTCCCTTCCCGTATGGCGCGTGGATCAAATGTACTCTACCCTTTACCCTATGAATAATCACCACCATTAAAACACACCCAAAAACCAACCATCACCATTGCCATCACCAGCAAAGCTTACCTCTCTTACAGTATTATATCACCTTTGTCACCACCACCAATGTTATCACCATCCAATAAACCCCAAATAACTCCATTAAAACCATCTTCTCCTCCACCTCCCCATAGACCTAAAACCATGGAAGAAGTATGGAACGACATTACCCTCGCTTCATTACACGACCAccactcttcttcttcttcttcaagagAACCCTTTTCATCCAATCCTCATCTCATTCTTCAAGATTTTCTCGCCGCCAGGTCTGATCCACCACCACCGCAGCAGCAGACCAATGGTGGTGGTGATACCAATACTATGCTTTACGGTTCACCTTTACCACCTCCAGCTACTGTTTTAAGCTTAAATTCGGGTCCAGGCTTTGATTTCCTCGATAATCCCCGTTTACAAAGCAGTCCTATTTCAACTTTGCCTACTTTCAATTCCCCATTCGAAGCTCTGGCCTCGTCGACCACCTTAGCCACCTTTGGTAAAAAAAGGACCCAAGATTCCGATAACAATTCCGGTGATCGCCGGCATAAGCGTATGATTAAGAACCGTGAATCCGCTGCTCGATCAAGAGCTAGAAAACAGGTACTGTCATTTCATTACATTACATTACATTTATTTCCCCTATTTTTTGTCTGAAAattccttttttttgttttttgtttttgcaGGCTTACACAAATGAGCTAGAACTTGAAGTTGCTCATCTTATGGAAGAAAATGCAAAACTCAGAAGAGAACAAGaacaggtaaaaaaaaaaaaaca contains the following coding sequences:
- the LOC108486461 gene encoding protein FD-like is translated as MLSPSNKPQITPLKPSSPPPPHRPKTMEEVWNDITLASLHDHHSSSSSSREPFSSNPHLILQDFLAARSDPPPPQQQTNGGGDTNTMLYGSPLPPPATVLSLNSGPGFDFLDNPRLQSSPISTLPTFNSPFEALASSTTLATFGKKRTQDSDNNSGDRRHKRMIKNRESAARSRARKQAYTNELELEVAHLMEENAKLRREQEQLQVAATAQLSRNRMLQRTSTAPF